In Oncorhynchus keta strain PuntledgeMale-10-30-2019 chromosome 19, Oket_V2, whole genome shotgun sequence, a single genomic region encodes these proteins:
- the LOC118397841 gene encoding vertnin-like: MIQRKEVILSVLEELQDATESSGLHALTRVALEVHQVLTPFTLPSSPCQEFPGWAGIDGVAHSLYPADAPGGLLPLACKGEGNLLFDTASMLLVGTTSLSLELQVRTVVEMLLWKRYYLGGMIDSKVMLQAARFSLCAEESQDMLNLPLSVLEAIFDADVKASCFPGSYANMWHLYALSSVLQCNIYSVYPMYNLKIRPYFNRLIRPRSYPKDMDPITLHIMWSGELEGGSSRFRPTVFVALVHSSDLRTGSPNDEQRVPPLKTLELLNQDSLLSYSSLKEKYNVTKSTFYRWRRQTQEHRLRSAARYEAKHFLQACYLEGKLIPLHQFKEFFPEISRSTYYAWKHELISSGGNFSTFSTSEVSPGDSTAQESWSSPESKLGQEEDHEEDHEVEPDAEHHNSVASLFGLNYNDDKMDGERAQNMAVMQEAKKVLQNCIARNTSFPFRIFKRSFPGISRSTYYNWRREAMLFNRGYKVGSSENSLDTDKSSPTGGLSPIGGTESHGHADTVFPRVKICRNNHKGFRMVFLRRKKLREAAKVKVWRSKWPLSRFRVKYPSLSLCFYWLWRNGPSGTRKQETTTPSLEVDRSEMIMENNNAGKENGMMMMMMAESDIKTKAPMQDVFSFEGDPTEDLRAPVTMTSVTSPLPNPTNMSATTDDQMFVMDLVALANFKAKAKLFLQKRFEEKSFPTFKEFRSFFPLTPRSTYYMWKRALHHGVPLSLYFIVIYIAIDATPSR; the protein is encoded by the exons ATGATTCAGAGGAAGGAGGTGATACTCTCAGTCCTAGAGGAGCTGCAGGATGCCACAGAGAGCTCCGGCCTGCACGCCCTCACCAGGGTAGCTCTGGAGGTCCACCAGGTACTGACCCCCTTCACCctgccctcctccccctgccAGGAGTTCCCCGGCTGGGCAGGCATCGACGGCGTGGCCCATAGCCTGTACCCTGCTGACGCCCCCGGAGGCCTCCTGCCTCTGGCCTGTAAGGGAGAGGGGAACCTGTTGTTTGATACAGCCAGCATGCTGCTAGTGGGGACGACTAGTCTCAGTCTGGAGCTGCAG GTACGTACGGTGGTGGAGATGCTGCTGTGGAAGAGATACTACCTGGGCGGTATGATCGACTCGAAGGTGATGCTGCAGGCGGCCAGGTTCAGCCTGTGTGCCGAGGAGTCCCAGGACATGCTCAACCTCCCCCTTTCAGTCCTCGAAGCGATCTTCGACGCCGACGTCAAAGCCTCCTGCTTCCCCGGCTCCTACGCCAACATGTGGCACCTCTATGCTCTTTCCTCCGTCCTCCAGTGCAACATCTATTCTGTCTACCCCATGTACAACCTCAAGATACGACCTTACTTCAACCGCCTGATAAGACCCAGGTCCTACCCCAAAGACATGGATCCTATCACCTTGCACATCATGTGGTCTGGAGAGCTGGAGGGGGGCTCCTCCAGGTTCAGACCCACAGTCTTTGTAGCGTTAGTCCATTCCAGTGATCTCCGGACGGGGAGTCCTAACGACGAGCAGAGGGTCCCCCCTCTGAAGACACTGGAGCTTCTCAACCAGGActctctcctgtcctactccAGTCTGAAGGAAAAGTACAACGTCACCAAGAGTACGTTCTACCGCTGGAGACGGCAGACGCAGGAGCACCGTTTAAGGTCTGCTGCCAG GTACGAGGCCAAACACTTCCTCCAAGCGTGCTATCTGGAAGGGAAGCTCATCCCTCTGCATCAGTTCAAAGAGTTCTTTCCTGAGATCTCCAGATCCACCTACTATGCATGGAAGCACGAGCTGATCTCATCCGGCGGTAATTTCTCCACGTTCTCCACGAGCGAGGTGAGTCCAGGGGACAGCACGGCGCAGGAGTCCTGGTCCTCTCCAGAGTCCAAACTCGGGCAGGAGGAAGACCATGAGGAAGACCATGAGGTAGAGCCAGACGCAGAGCATCACAACAGCGTGGCCAGTCTGTTCGGCCTGAACTACAACGATGATAAGATGGATGGAGAACGGGCCCAAAACATGGCTGTGATGCAGGAGGCCAAGAAGGTTCTTCAGAACTGCATCGCTAGGAATACATCGTTCCCCTTCCGCATCTTCAAGAGGAGCTTCCCAGGGATCTCCAG GTCTACTTATTACAACTGGAGGAGAGAGGCCATGCTGTTTAACCGAGGCTACAAGGTCGGAAGCAGTGAAAACAGCTTGGACACGGATAAGAGTAGTCCAACTGGTGGTCTGTCCCCTATCGGGGGGACTGAGAGCCATGGTCATGCTGACACGGTCTTCCCCAGAGTTAAGATCTGTAGAaacaaccataaagggttcaggatGGTGTTCCTACGCAGGAAGAAGCTGAGAGAAGCTGCCAAGGTGAAGGTGTGGAGGTCAAAATGGCCTCTGTCTAGGTTCAGAGTGAAGtacccctccctgtccctctgtttctattggctgtgGCGTAACGGCCCCAGTGGAACCAGGAAGCAGGAAACCACCACCCCGTCTCTAGAGGTGGACCGTTCTGAGATGATTATGGAGAACAACAACGCAGGGAAAGAGaatgggatgatgatgatgatgatggcagAGAGTGACATAAAGACAAAAGCTCCAATGCAGGACGTGTTCTCCTTTGAGGGGGACCCGACAGAGGATCTGAGAGCCCCCGTCACCATGACCTCTGTGACATCCCCCCTCCCCAACCCAACCAATATGTCCGCCACCACAGACGACCAGATGTTTGTGATGGATCTGGTGGCCCTGGCTAACTTCAAGGCCAAGGCCAAACTGTTCCTCCAGAAACGCTTCGAGGAGAAGTCCTTCCCCACCTTCAAAGAGTTCAGGTCCTTCTTCCCCCTGACTCCCCGTTCCACCTACTATATGTGGAAGAGAGCCCTGCATCACGGAGTGCCACTG AGTCTTTACTTCATCGTGATTTATATAGCAATAGATGCTACGCCGAGCAG GTAG